CAGCGCTAAAGAAAATCTCCGCTCTGAAGGCTCATGAAGATAAGAAATAGTTGGATTAAGCTGAGTATTGTAAATTTCAGACAATACTGTTGAGTAAACCATAGAATTTCCAAAACTTATAAGCGCGTTTATCATATTTTCAGGAGGCCTCTTAACCCTCTTATCAAAATTAAAATTTTCAGGGAGAATTTCATTCATCTTCCGGTAATAATCGGCACGTATCCTCCCCTCGACATTCATAACCTCTGTTATAATGTTACAGCCATCTAATTCAGGTAATATAGTGCTTATCTGGTTTTCAAGGTGGTAATATTTAAGAACTTTCTCCATGTTCTTTGCAGCGCCTTCCACAAACTTTTTAGCAATGAAAATCCTCTTTTCATGGTCCAGATAATGTTCAGCCTGGTTTATAATTAGATCTCCAGATAATAATTTTTCTCTTGGATAAAAACTACCGTCGTAATAGCCGTAATAATTAAAGAAATGTACAGGTATGCCTTCTTTTGCAAGCAAGTGTATTGCCTGGGAAGAAAAAGTTAAAGAACCGTAGGCATAAATTGAATAAATTTTGTTGATTGGAATCGGCTTTTTGCCGTCTTTATTTACAAAGTATACAGTATTCTCCCTTCTTTTAAGCATTCCATCTGACATTAAATAATAGTTCTTTTTCATCTGGCTCACCCGCACGCCACAATATACATTCATTTAACTATATTTTAAAGAATATTCAAATTTTTAGACCCAGCAGAACTCAAAATATGCACATTTCCTGCAGATTTTCATTCTTTGAGGTTTTGGAGTGTCCATATCCAAAATATTACCAATATCTGCAATTACATCCATCAACTCCTTTTCTTTAGATTCATCCAAATCTATAGTGATTTTCTTTCTTATTTTAGGGTAGTTGATCACTCCTTTGATATTTTCAATGCCTTTTTTCTGCTTCAAGTAGTACATGTAATATAAGAGCTGGTATTCATGGGATTTTTTCATCTTACGGCTCTTTTTAACCTCGTGAAGTTCCAAACAGCCCTGTTTTTTAATAAAATCAATGCTAATTAGATTATCAATTGTGTACTCCTTTTCCTCTTTGTAGCTTTTTTCGTGGAGTAATTTTCCAAGGGATACAAGATCAGACTCCTGTTCCATCTGGATATGGTGGGAAAAAAGCCATAGTTTAGTCTTGCAGATAAAATAGTAGTGTATTTGAGTTCCTATTATCCGGAGGTTTTTTTCGGAGTCTGAGAGCATATATTAACTCCTGTACGTACATTATAACTGCTTTGTAAATAAATTACAGTATATTACCATTTGAAGTGCATTGAGCTTTTTTACCATAATTAAAGCCAATTTCATTATTATAATCCATTTCACAAATCATATAATGCTTTTCTTTTCTACCAATCAATTTAGAAACAATTTCAAAATACTCTAATTCATTACCATGGTCTTTTTGGTCATTCTTATACCACCAAAGCGGTATTTTAACCTGATTTTCAACTTTAAGGTTATTTCCTTCATTTTCATAATATTTACAAGGGATTACATCAATTTTTTGAACTTTTTCTTCCCTTATTTCTAATAATCTTCCTTCATCTTCTCCAAAAGCAATTTCTATTGGTCTGTACCCAAATAGTGCGCATTCTTTGAAAATCTTTTCTAAATTGGTTTTTTTCAGTTTATAATCATCATAAATCTCATCACATAATTCTTTAACTATTTTGTAAGATATTGGGCCATTTAAAATGTTATTTTCCGTTTTTTGCAATAATTCTTCATCATAGGGAAGATGACTTTCAGGTACGAATATTTTCATTTCATGAGAAATACCATTAGTAAAACAAGTTTTGCCTTTTCGATTAAGACGGCCTCCTCTTTGACCAATTGCATCAGGAGGTGCAATTTCAGTATACATCACATCACAAGATATATCTAAAGATATTTCAATTACTTGAGTTGCTATCAAAATAAAAGGCCCATTTTCAGATTTATCTTTAATTTCTGACTCCTTTTCAACTCTATTCTTATAAATGAACTGAGAATGATATAATACTACATTTGGATCATCATACTTCTCTTCCAAATTAAGTTTTAGTATCTTATAAAATTCCTGTGCTCTTTTTACAGTATTTAAAATTATAAATTGTTTTAAACCAAGATCATATTGATTTATAATACTATCAAGAATTTCTTGATTGATTAATGTATTCCATTCATTTTCATCTGTAGCTTTTGAGATTTTTATTAAATTATCATCACTTAAATTAAAAGAAAAGGGAGTGTATTCAATACCTTCCTTATCAACTACTTCCACATAATCTTCTAACTCCTCTCGAATAAAATCGGGAAGTGTTCCAGACATTAGTAAATGAGGAATATCAAATCGTTTAAGAATTCTAAATAAAGTGATCAAATGATTAAGAGTGTGTTTTTCGTAATAATGTACTTCATCAAAGATTATTGTGGCATTTTGAAGGTTTCCTAAAGCAAAATCTGCCTGTCTAAATCCATGAACGAAAGAATAAATCAAATGATCAA
This window of the Methanobacterium veterum genome carries:
- the cas1b gene encoding type I-B CRISPR-associated endonuclease Cas1b is translated as MKKNYYLMSDGMLKRRENTVYFVNKDGKKPIPINKIYSIYAYGSLTFSSQAIHLLAKEGIPVHFFNYYGYYDGSFYPREKLLSGDLIINQAEHYLDHEKRIFIAKKFVEGAAKNMEKVLKYYHLENQISTILPELDGCNIITEVMNVEGRIRADYYRKMNEILPENFNFDKRVKRPPENMINALISFGNSMVYSTVLSEIYNTQLNPTISYLHEPSERRFSLALDLSEIFKPILVDRLIFYLVNKRMLSEDDFEKDLNYCLLNDRGRKIFIKEYDERLKKTIKHRELNRKVSYKRLIRLESYKLIKHLLGSKEYKPFVMWW
- the cas4 gene encoding CRISPR-associated protein Cas4, with the translated sequence MLSDSEKNLRIIGTQIHYYFICKTKLWLFSHHIQMEQESDLVSLGKLLHEKSYKEEKEYTIDNLISIDFIKKQGCLELHEVKKSRKMKKSHEYQLLYYMYYLKQKKGIENIKGVINYPKIRKKITIDLDESKEKELMDVIADIGNILDMDTPKPQRMKICRKCAYFEFCWV
- a CDS encoding CRISPR-associated helicase/endonuclease Cas3 produces the protein MQYFAKRHVKNQNEFFQTIEGHTIDSLKILKAYIESNMETITQFCKRWDLDKELFLRNLFISIYLHDIGKLTEQFQDNINQGKSSQKYPHAYYSFFLLNNIGYTQLLGIPIEKLAVLGHHTQLHRAIYDNDENFGKPKLLTENIFQFTENAITIHKDLNFDKYFDFDGLEINKGNIKFKSSQARRLLKKTIKNVHKFDQKVILKSIFTYFFSILQLCDDYSSANFSKFIETYNGSIKLFDSVIENPEEYVTKLNIENPIKIVLGNHQPHDFQSELFKKSPKFSVLFAPCGRGKTEASLLWALNSMKSYDRNKIVFALPTQVTSNAMWERLCKMFGEGESDNEKMENGKKYVGLFHGKSFIKLKSEAMKENEDLNKEDIDEIQGDVFKGNVFFKPITVTTIDHLIYSFVHGFRQADFALGNLQNATIIFDEVHYYEKHTLNHLITLFRILKRFDIPHLLMSGTLPDFIREELEDYVEVVDKEGIEYTPFSFNLSDDNLIKISKATDENEWNTLINQEILDSIINQYDLGLKQFIILNTVKRAQEFYKILKLNLEEKYDDPNVVLYHSQFIYKNRVEKESEIKDKSENGPFILIATQVIEISLDISCDVMYTEIAPPDAIGQRGGRLNRKGKTCFTNGISHEMKIFVPESHLPYDEELLQKTENNILNGPISYKIVKELCDEIYDDYKLKKTNLEKIFKECALFGYRPIEIAFGEDEGRLLEIREEKVQKIDVIPCKYYENEGNNLKVENQVKIPLWWYKNDQKDHGNELEYFEIVSKLIGRKEKHYMICEMDYNNEIGFNYGKKAQCTSNGNIL